The proteins below come from a single Agrobacterium vitis genomic window:
- a CDS encoding DsbA family oxidoreductase, which yields MQLEIWSDYACPYCYIGKRFLDQALAEFEHAKDVQITFKAFELDPTASPVVVNTTQQRIEYKYRKSPEAARDMIQQIMMLGKRVGLDMRYDTVRYTNTFDAHRLAKFAESKGLADTMSERLFLAYFVENRELANHAVLAEIAVELGLDYDETKAMLQSDVFAEQSRADEAQAHGMGIHGVPFFVFDEGLGLSGAQPKASLLQALKTTWSKAHSAETDRAPVCGEEGCSVPLAG from the coding sequence ACTTGAAATTTGGTCCGACTACGCATGCCCTTATTGCTACATTGGCAAGCGCTTCCTTGATCAAGCGCTGGCTGAGTTCGAACATGCCAAAGATGTCCAAATCACGTTCAAAGCATTCGAACTTGACCCAACCGCAAGCCCGGTTGTGGTCAATACCACCCAGCAGCGCATCGAATATAAATACCGCAAGAGCCCAGAGGCGGCACGCGATATGATCCAGCAGATCATGATGCTGGGCAAGCGTGTCGGGCTGGACATGCGCTATGACACGGTTCGCTATACCAATACATTCGACGCCCACCGACTGGCAAAATTCGCTGAGAGCAAAGGGCTTGCCGATACCATGTCGGAGCGGTTGTTTCTTGCTTATTTCGTCGAGAACCGTGAACTTGCCAATCATGCCGTGCTGGCGGAAATCGCCGTTGAACTTGGCCTTGATTATGATGAAACCAAGGCCATGCTTCAGTCCGATGTTTTTGCCGAGCAATCGCGTGCAGATGAAGCGCAGGCCCATGGCATGGGTATTCACGGTGTGCCCTTTTTTGTCTTTGATGAAGGGCTTGGGCTTTCTGGCGCACAACCAAAGGCCAGCCTACTCCAGGCTTTGAAAACAACCTGGAGCAAAGCCCACTCTGCCGAGACAGACCGTGCACCGGTTTGTGGAGAAGAAGGGTGCTCGGTTCCTTTGGCGGGTTGA
- a CDS encoding IS5 family transposase (programmed frameshift) encodes MGVLERLILRDNQWDRISRHIIGDARTRGSSGRDNRMFVEAVLWIACTGSPWRDLPEVFGDWNSVFRRFSRWSQKRVWWRVFEAMSDDRDFEYLIIDSTIIRAHQHASGAKKGLKISALGRSRGGLSTKIHMAVRGHGCPVRFILTAGQKGDAPQADALVEELPAEVVMADTAYDSDRLRKTIAEKGAKAVIPNTPARAKKYPLDKQLYAQRHLVECCFSKLKQFRRIATRYQKTARNYRAMVALAATILWLK; translated from the exons ATGGGTGTTCTGGAGCGTTTGATTCTTCGAGACAACCAATGGGATCGGATTTCCCGACACATCATCGGTGATGCTCGCACCCGCGGCTCGTCCGGGCGGGATAATCGCATGTTCGTGGAAGCGGTACTTTGGATCGCATGCACAGGCTCACCCTGGCGTGACCTACCGGAGGTCTTCGGCGATTGGAACAGTGTCTTTCGGCGCTTCAGCCGCTGGAGCCAAAAGCGCGTCTGGTGGCGGGTTTTCGAAGCGATGTCCGATGACCGTGATTTCGAGTACCTGATCATCGATAGCACCATCATCCGCGCTCACCAGCACGCATCTGGCGCAAAAAAGGGGCTGAAGAT ATCGGCCCTTGGCCGTTCTCGCGGCGGCCTAAGCACCAAAATTCATATGGCTGTGCGTGGTCATGGATGCCCCGTGCGCTTCATTCTCACAGCAGGCCAGAAAGGTGATGCACCACAGGCCGACGCTCTGGTTGAAGAGCTTCCCGCCGAGGTCGTCATGGCGGATACCGCCTACGACAGTGACCGACTGCGCAAAACTATCGCCGAGAAGGGAGCTAAAGCCGTCATTCCAAACACCCCCGCTCGCGCAAAGAAATATCCACTCGACAAGCAACTCTACGCGCAGCGCCATCTGGTCGAGTGTTGCTTTTCAAAGCTCAAACAATTTCGGCGTATTGCCACCAGATACCAGAAAACGGCCCGGAACTATCGAGCCATGGTCGCTCTCGCAGCGACAATATTGTGGCTTAAATAA
- a CDS encoding ArsR/SmtB family transcription factor, with product MSIMKTYHPKREEIRLDSVLTALGSPVRLAAIKVIAEVGEHPCCGILPQISKSTMTHHFRILRESGVVWQQHIGREYRLSLRRDDLNARFPGLLDAILSPLQNEPCPTMAREKGPA from the coding sequence ATGTCGATTATGAAGACTTACCATCCAAAAAGAGAAGAGATTCGCCTGGACAGCGTTCTCACAGCACTTGGCAGCCCGGTGCGTCTGGCTGCGATTAAGGTGATTGCTGAAGTTGGTGAGCACCCGTGTTGTGGTATTCTTCCCCAAATCAGCAAATCAACGATGACGCATCATTTTCGCATTTTGCGCGAAAGCGGTGTTGTATGGCAGCAGCATATTGGCAGGGAATATCGTCTATCGCTGCGACGAGACGATCTTAACGCACGCTTTCCCGGACTGTTGGATGCCATTCTTTCACCGCTCCAAAACGAACCATGTCCAACAATGGCGCGCGAAAAGGGTCCGGCGTAG
- a CDS encoding 2'-deoxycytidine 5'-triphosphate deaminase — protein sequence MTRNAGILADRAIGELFGSASLLSETMLDHDQIQPASLDLRLGSKALRVRASFMPGPNSTVADKLQRLTLHEIDLEHGAVLETGCVYIVPLMESLDLPADLSASTNPKSSTGRLDIFTRVMVDYAQEFDKIPAGYKGQLYLEISPRTFPIIVRRGSRLSQIRFRIGHALLNDGELLDLHKAETLVASETPNVSGGGIALSIDLKGTGPDGLVGYRGKHHTAVIDVDRKAAHDVLDFWEPLYSRGRDELILDPDEFYILVSREAVHVPPLYAAEMTPYDPLVGEFRVHYAGFFDPGFGHAGAGGTGSRAVLEVRSHEVPYILEHGQIIGRLVYEHMLEHPQGLYGTGLGSNYQAQGLKLSKHFRAA from the coding sequence ATGACACGGAATGCGGGCATATTGGCGGATCGCGCCATAGGCGAATTGTTCGGCTCGGCCTCGCTTTTGAGCGAAACCATGCTCGATCACGACCAGATCCAGCCGGCGAGTCTTGATCTGAGGTTGGGCTCCAAAGCGCTCAGGGTGCGCGCCAGCTTTATGCCGGGCCCCAACAGCACGGTGGCGGACAAGCTGCAACGGTTGACCCTGCATGAGATCGATCTGGAGCATGGCGCTGTCCTTGAAACCGGCTGTGTCTATATCGTGCCGCTGATGGAGAGCCTGGATTTGCCGGCGGATCTATCGGCCTCCACCAATCCGAAAAGCTCGACCGGCCGCCTCGACATCTTTACGCGGGTGATGGTCGATTACGCGCAGGAATTCGACAAGATTCCGGCAGGCTACAAGGGCCAGCTTTATCTGGAAATCAGTCCGCGGACGTTTCCCATCATCGTGCGGCGCGGCTCTCGCCTGTCGCAGATCCGCTTCCGGATCGGCCACGCCCTGCTGAACGATGGGGAACTTCTGGATCTGCACAAGGCTGAGACGCTGGTGGCCAGCGAGACGCCCAATGTCTCGGGTGGCGGCATCGCGCTGTCCATCGACCTGAAGGGGACAGGACCGGACGGGCTGGTCGGCTATCGCGGCAAGCATCATACGGCGGTGATCGACGTCGACCGCAAGGCTGCCCATGATGTGCTGGACTTCTGGGAACCGCTCTACAGCCGTGGCCGGGACGAATTAATCCTCGATCCCGACGAGTTCTACATTCTCGTCTCACGCGAGGCCGTCCATGTACCGCCGCTCTATGCGGCGGAAATGACCCCTTACGATCCGCTGGTCGGGGAGTTCCGCGTTCATTATGCTGGCTTTTTCGATCCGGGCTTCGGCCATGCCGGGGCCGGCGGCACTGGCAGCCGCGCTGTGCTGGAAGTGCGCAGCCACGAAGTACCCTATATTCTCGAACACGGCCAGATCATCGGCCGCCTGGTCTATGAACATATGCTTGAACATCCCCAGGGTCTCTACGGCACAGGCCTCGGCTCCAATTACCAGGCCCAGGGACTGAAGCTCTCCAAGCATTTTCGCGCAGCCTGA
- a CDS encoding O-succinylhomoserine sulfhydrylase — translation MANNWRPATKLVHGGTLRSPYGETSEAIYLTQGFVYDSSEAAEARFKGETEGYIYARYGSPTNDMFEKRMCLLEGAEEGRAMASGMAAVAASILCQVQAGDHIVAARALFGSCRWVIETLAPKYGVDFTLVDGRDLKNWEDAIRPNTKVFFLESPTNPTLEVVDIAGVAKLANQVGATVVVDNVFATPLFQNPLELGAHVVVYSATKHIDGQGRCLGGIVLSSKQWIEEKLQDYFRHTGPAMSPFNAWTLLKGVETLPLRVKQQTENAGRIADFLADNSKIARVIYPGRADHPQADIVAKQMKGGSTLVAFEMKGGKAAAFALQNALQVVKISNNLGDAKSLITHPATTTHKNLTDEARATLGMSGGTLRLSCGIEDAEDLVEDFAQALAAVSA, via the coding sequence ATGGCAAACAACTGGCGCCCAGCAACCAAACTCGTTCATGGCGGCACGCTGCGTTCACCTTATGGCGAAACATCCGAAGCCATCTATCTCACCCAGGGCTTCGTCTACGACAGCTCGGAAGCGGCAGAAGCCCGTTTCAAGGGCGAGACCGAAGGCTATATTTACGCCCGCTACGGCAGCCCGACCAATGACATGTTCGAAAAGCGCATGTGCCTGCTGGAAGGTGCCGAAGAGGGCCGCGCCATGGCTTCCGGCATGGCCGCCGTCGCGGCCTCCATTCTCTGCCAGGTTCAGGCTGGCGATCATATTGTCGCTGCCCGCGCCCTGTTCGGCTCCTGCCGCTGGGTGATCGAGACCTTGGCACCCAAATATGGCGTGGATTTCACCCTGGTCGATGGCCGCGACCTGAAAAATTGGGAAGACGCCATCCGCCCGAATACCAAGGTGTTTTTCCTGGAAAGCCCCACCAATCCTACCCTGGAAGTGGTGGATATTGCTGGCGTCGCCAAGCTCGCCAACCAGGTCGGCGCGACCGTTGTGGTTGACAATGTCTTCGCCACCCCGCTCTTTCAAAACCCGCTGGAACTTGGTGCCCATGTCGTTGTCTATTCGGCAACCAAGCATATCGACGGCCAGGGCCGATGCCTGGGCGGTATCGTGCTATCGTCCAAGCAATGGATCGAGGAAAAGCTCCAGGATTACTTCCGCCATACCGGTCCGGCCATGTCCCCCTTCAATGCCTGGACCCTATTGAAAGGCGTCGAAACCCTGCCGCTGCGCGTCAAGCAGCAGACGGAAAATGCCGGTCGTATCGCCGATTTTCTGGCTGACAACAGCAAGATTGCCCGCGTCATCTATCCAGGCCGCGCCGACCATCCGCAGGCCGACATCGTCGCCAAGCAGATGAAGGGCGGCTCCACGCTGGTTGCTTTCGAAATGAAGGGCGGCAAGGCGGCGGCTTTTGCCCTGCAGAATGCTCTGCAAGTGGTAAAGATCTCCAACAATCTCGGTGACGCCAAGAGCCTGATCACTCACCCAGCCACCACCACCCACAAGAACCTGACGGACGAAGCCCGTGCGACGCTTGGCATGTCTGGCGGCACATTGCGCCTGTCCTGCGGCATTGAAGACGCCGAAGACCTGGTAGAGGACTTCGCTCAGGCGCTGGCTGCCGTCTCCGCCTGA
- the apaG gene encoding Co2+/Mg2+ efflux protein ApaG — translation MYRALTRDIEVTVEPFYLAEQSDPEDSRYVWGYRVVIVNQSNVAVRLINRYWHITDQNGQVDEVSGPGVIGEQPRLAPGESFEYSSGCPLDTPSGIMFGRYEMETDDAETFDVAIPAFSLDTPDLRRVLN, via the coding sequence ATGTATCGCGCGCTGACACGGGATATAGAGGTCACAGTCGAGCCATTTTACCTGGCGGAACAGTCCGACCCGGAAGACAGTCGCTATGTCTGGGGCTACAGGGTCGTCATTGTCAATCAGTCGAATGTGGCCGTGCGGCTGATCAATCGTTACTGGCATATTACGGATCAGAATGGCCAGGTGGACGAGGTTAGCGGTCCGGGCGTGATCGGCGAACAGCCACGCCTGGCACCGGGCGAAAGTTTTGAATATTCGTCAGGCTGTCCATTGGACACGCCATCCGGCATCATGTTCGGCCGCTACGAAATGGAAACCGACGATGCCGAAACATTCGATGTCGCCATTCCCGCCTTTTCTCTGGACACCCCGGATCTGCGTCGCGTCCTGAACTGA
- the def gene encoding peptide deformylase — protein MTTKPIIILPDPLLREVSQPIERIDADLERLIDDMLETMYDAPGIGLAAVQIAVPRRLLVIDVSKEGEDKQPLVFINPEIIGSSQARSTYEEGCLSIPDYYAEVERPAAVTVKSLDRHGKEQLIEADGLLATCLQHEIDHLNGTLFIDHISRLKREMVIKKFSKAAKSKVTV, from the coding sequence ATGACGACAAAGCCGATTATCATTTTGCCTGACCCGCTGCTGCGCGAGGTCTCCCAACCCATTGAGCGGATCGATGCCGACCTTGAGCGGTTGATCGATGACATGCTCGAGACCATGTATGATGCGCCCGGCATCGGCCTCGCTGCCGTTCAGATTGCCGTGCCTCGTCGCCTTCTGGTCATCGATGTCTCGAAGGAAGGTGAAGACAAGCAACCGCTGGTCTTTATCAACCCGGAAATCATTGGCAGTTCGCAGGCCCGCTCCACCTATGAGGAAGGCTGCCTTTCCATTCCCGATTACTATGCGGAGGTGGAGCGCCCGGCAGCTGTCACGGTGAAATCACTGGATCGCCACGGCAAGGAACAGTTGATCGAGGCCGATGGCCTGCTTGCTACTTGTCTGCAACACGAAATCGACCATCTGAACGGCACGCTGTTCATCGACCATATTTCGCGGCTGAAACGTGAAATGGTGATCAAGAAATTCTCCAAGGCGGCGAAGTCAAAGGTGACGGTCTAG